One Methylobacterium sp. AMS5 genomic region harbors:
- a CDS encoding right-handed parallel beta-helix repeat-containing protein, producing the protein MRSAAALLAAVLVGSPLFGFTTEVRGGEEKAPLVLRVAPTGDLGPRRDNRFADLPLALARVAALRRQGEGRAIVVELEPGTHRISVPVRIGPDHAGTAGSPLILRGAADGSSRLVGSVPLAPASLPLRLRARLTASARGAVRAYQLPEALRREPAYRAPRRLRETHPRVTEIFDADGALRPAQWPNPGPNPGPNAGPNSGWATVATAAPGGLDFTPEDAPRLPDLALEREMWAEGFWRWDWLMETLPVAGVDRRRRLELAEPPYEGIRAGARMRLVHALGALDEPGEWWRDRESGLLLAWPSPGAASLEASLAETLIRADGARHLRIERIRLERARGDLVVVQGGEDIEIRASEMAWAAGRAAVFEGVTGGGVSGSTVHDIGASAVRLVGGDRATLQRGGLFVRDTRFTRFSRLSQTQSSAIELDGVGAEASGNLMTDAIGYAIYLRGNDHLFRGNEVARLIHGLSDTGAIYAGRDFTARGSIIEDNYIHDIRTVPGMEVKGIYLDDMASGFTIRRNLFVDVQQPVFIGGGSDNTITRNVFVASSPMVALDARGLTWMKPSLTEADSEFRAAFAAMPLDAPPWRMRYPKLAEALNDEPGVARNNQIVDNVSIGSDDLALTDKAEAGRQIILFNTRLDGPVPNPGDLDALARFTAKRGVTLRLDPSKMRRDGLPASPFTDARR; encoded by the coding sequence GGCGAGGAAAAAGCGCCGCTGGTCCTGCGGGTTGCGCCCACCGGAGACCTCGGCCCCCGTCGCGACAACCGCTTCGCGGATCTGCCGCTGGCGCTCGCGCGCGTCGCCGCGCTGCGCCGTCAGGGGGAGGGGCGGGCGATCGTCGTCGAGCTGGAACCCGGAACGCACCGGATCTCGGTGCCCGTCCGGATCGGCCCCGACCATGCCGGCACGGCCGGGTCGCCCCTGATCCTGCGCGGGGCGGCCGACGGATCGAGCCGGCTCGTCGGCAGCGTGCCCCTGGCGCCCGCATCGCTGCCGTTGCGCCTGCGCGCGCGGCTAACCGCCTCGGCCCGCGGCGCGGTGCGCGCCTACCAACTGCCCGAGGCCTTGCGCCGGGAGCCCGCCTACCGCGCGCCGCGGCGCTTACGCGAGACGCATCCGCGCGTTACCGAGATCTTCGATGCGGACGGCGCCCTGCGACCGGCGCAGTGGCCCAACCCTGGGCCCAACCCTGGGCCGAACGCCGGGCCGAATTCCGGCTGGGCGACGGTCGCCACCGCCGCACCGGGCGGCCTCGACTTCACCCCCGAGGACGCGCCGCGCCTGCCCGACCTGGCCCTGGAGCGGGAGATGTGGGCCGAAGGCTTCTGGCGCTGGGATTGGCTGATGGAGACGCTTCCGGTCGCCGGTGTCGATCGGCGCCGTCGGCTCGAACTGGCGGAGCCGCCCTACGAGGGCATCCGCGCGGGAGCGCGGATGCGACTTGTCCACGCGCTCGGTGCTCTCGATGAACCCGGTGAATGGTGGCGCGACCGCGAGAGCGGCCTGCTGCTGGCGTGGCCGTCTCCCGGCGCGGCCAGCCTCGAAGCCAGCCTCGCCGAGACGCTGATCCGGGCCGATGGCGCGCGGCACCTGCGCATCGAGCGGATTCGGCTGGAGCGCGCACGCGGCGACTTGGTCGTCGTGCAAGGGGGAGAGGATATCGAGATCCGCGCGAGCGAAATGGCCTGGGCGGCGGGCCGTGCAGCGGTGTTCGAGGGGGTGACCGGGGGCGGCGTCTCCGGCAGCACGGTCCACGACATCGGCGCGAGCGCGGTCCGCCTCGTCGGCGGCGACCGCGCCACGCTTCAGCGGGGCGGGCTGTTCGTGCGCGACACCCGCTTCACCCGCTTCTCGCGGCTGAGCCAGACCCAGAGTTCGGCGATCGAACTCGACGGCGTCGGCGCGGAGGCGAGCGGAAACCTCATGACCGACGCGATCGGCTACGCCATCTACCTGCGCGGCAACGACCACCTGTTTCGCGGCAACGAGGTGGCCCGCCTGATCCACGGCCTGAGCGATACCGGCGCGATCTATGCCGGACGCGATTTCACGGCCCGCGGCTCGATCATCGAGGACAATTACATCCACGACATCCGCACCGTGCCGGGCATGGAGGTGAAGGGCATCTATCTCGACGATATGGCGAGCGGCTTCACCATCCGCCGCAACCTGTTCGTCGATGTGCAGCAGCCGGTCTTCATCGGCGGCGGCAGCGACAACACGATCACCCGCAACGTCTTCGTCGCTTCGAGCCCGATGGTCGCCCTCGACGCGCGGGGGCTGACGTGGATGAAGCCGTCCCTGACCGAGGCGGATTCGGAATTCCGAGCCGCCTTCGCCGCGATGCCGCTCGACGCCCCGCCCTGGCGGATGCGCTACCCGAAGCTCGCGGAGGCGCTCAACGACGAGCCGGGCGTGGCGCGCAACAACCAGATCGTCGACAACGTGAGCATCGGCAGCGACGATCTCGCGCTCACCGACAAGGCGGAGGCGGGCCGGCAGATCATCCTGTTCAACACCCGCCTCGACGGCCCGGTCCCGAATCCAGGCGACCTCGATGCGCTTGCCCGCTTCACCGCCAAGCGCGGCGTCACGCTTCGCCTCGACCCGTCGAAGATGCGGCGGGACGGGCTACCGGCCTCGCCGTTCACGGACGCCCGGCGCTGA